TCACTTGTACTGGCACGCCAACGCAAACCTGACTGACCATGATTACGTAGCTTGGTTTGATAAGccacatgttaaaatgttagaTACAAACATATTTATAAAAGGTCGTACATCAAGATCGATGTCAATGCAAACTGGTGTGATATAGTCTTAAGATCCGAGTTGTTTTACTTGTATCCATTGCTGACCCTCGCTCGGGTTAGATGTCAGTTACAACACCTCGGCTACTTCCTGCTAGCTTCAGCAAGGTGATAACAATAATGTCAGTTTGTGGATAAgaacagtaaaaatgaagaaaacaacaatgtaCAAGTTGTCTAACATGGAAATGTTACATTATCAGTGAACTGCCGCTATACttactatactatatatatatactgtctTATCGTTACATTACGCGGTGCAACACCAACTCTGGCTAATGTTATTAGCGACACGTCCGTCCTCGCCCTTACCAGCAGCAGGCACCAGCTCTTTCGCTCCAGGGCACAGCAAgcttttaactgtgtgtttcgTTGCCCGCAGGTACGGGGACAGAGCCCCGGGCCGGGCAGCCATGGACATCATTTTtgcccaaaataaaaaaacggCTACACCCGGAGAAACAGGCACGACCTTGCGTTTACGAAATCTACCGTGCTCTTCTCTGGTCTGTCttaccagaaacacacaccaccagcacAACGTTCCGCGTTGGTCTGACCGAGGTGTTCCTGTCGTTTTTTTCCTAGTGAATCACGTTATTATTCAGCTTTATTTTGTCAATACACATCAAAATTACAGTTGATATATGTTGTGTCGGTATGGTATTTATTAATCAAAAGTGGTGGAAACCAGacgtatttttttaaataaaagtgactTTCGTGCAGGCGTTTCTCAAGGTGGGCAGTATTCAGGGGTCCTCGTGATGTAAACAAGGGTCCTCTCACAAAATCTGGAGACGAGCTGCACAATGGTaacctgagagaaaaaaaaaggaaagaaaaaatgaaaatacccAAAAGAAAGctatttcttttaattatttttgcgTATGTGGCATTTTCACTCTACGCTGCATACAATGTTTTCTTCAGCACCAAAGTAATATCCCGTGTTCACAGGGTAGTGAAGAAAGAGACCGGAGCACCCTCGGGTAATTTTACGCTTCCCACCGCCGTTATAAAACCTCTGATGGAGATGAGCGGCATAaaattttcacagttttatagTTAGTTACAGTTTTTTATGTTAAGGAAACCCTTGCCCGTAAACTGAATGGgaatgatgtgatgtgtttgcagGTGGTGTGAGAGATGGCGGTGCTGCTCCATTTTTAGCCGAGGATTGGAATCCGTGGGAGGATGAGCAAGTGGAGTACAACTCTGCCctgaacaaaaagagagaggctTTCAAACAGCACCTGTCTCGAATTGACAAGAATAAACCCAAAAGATACAAGGTCCAAATCTGGGGTAAAGCTGCCATAGGTACGTCATGATGTAATGAGCTATATAATATACTGAGTAAGATCGAATTAGAAAGTGCTGTGTTAGGTCTTCCAATTGATGACATGATTGATACTTTGTATCAGTATAGTGCAGTAATGCCATTTTTCTAAGTTCAGATGattaaaatagaatagaatagaatttcTGATAAATTTGTATAATTGAAGAGAGTGCTCCTCACTGAAGGTgcaataaatacagaaacactACAACATTAGAAACAGTCTGAGTGTGAAAATTATGACTTCAATTGAACTCCAGACCTCATGTGGGGATGCGTCATGATTTGATGTATGTGCCTGGTAAAAAATTAACATACATTATAAATCATATATACTAATAATTGCATTAAATTCACAAATGAATTCAGGAAATGTATTGAATGAATTACATTACACTGtcaacacaaattaaagtttCTGATTTGTGAATTAGTGGGTGTTAATTTCCAGAATCAAGTTTTATTGTCTATAAATGAAGTAGATGTAGTTCTATATTATTTATCCTGGTGTATCACAGAGTTTAAATTAACTAAAATCAACCAAGTTTTAAAGAGCTAATATTAGAAACAACACCAAACACCAAATATGAAACTGTATCtcaaatttgttttgattggttTACTTATAGGACATTCTTATTCAATATCAATGTTTCTTAGAAATTTCTATTTATCATAATGAATAATAACGAAGGCttcaaatgtaaacatttcttcCATATACATACTTCAATATTTCCAAAGTCAACAATTCCATTGGGGCTAAACAACCACATATACCGTATATACATATAGCCTATATTACACCGAGTGTCTATGTTATggatggagacaaaaacaatatttgagTGCCTGGCAGTAGTACAACATAATGGCACTGCACCTGTTGACATTTTACCTCGCATCGCAATTGCATTGAACTACTCTCTTCTCCTCAGGGCTTTACCTTTGGGAACATATTTTAGAGGGACCCCTTAATCCGACTGACAAGGTTGCacaatggagggagggagagctgcAGTCAGGAAAGATTGATTTCAGGTAACGATAATGCTCTTAAGAAATGCAAAATCTGAACTTACAGTTGTGGTTTTGGAGTCTGTGAAGGACAGCACACCATTAAATAGCCCCTCTTCTTGCCTCTCTGTCTTTAGCTTCTATACAGGTCCTGCTGTGGTCCAGGGTCACGTCCCTCAGGACATGAACAGTCTGATTCTGGTTCTGAATGGCCGGGAGCAGCAGAAGGTGTCTTACTCCACACGGTGGCTTGAACATGTTCAAGCTATGGTGCAGTCCCACACAGTGTCACATGTGGCAGTGGTTCTGCTGGGCAATGAGCATTGCAACAACAACTGGATAAGCCCGTACTTGAAGAGAAACGGTGGCTTTGTGGATCTGATGTTTCTGGTGTACGACAGCCCGTGGGTCAACG
This sequence is a window from Acanthopagrus latus isolate v.2019 chromosome 8, fAcaLat1.1, whole genome shotgun sequence. Protein-coding genes within it:
- the rxylt1 gene encoding ribitol-5-phosphate xylosyltransferase 1 is translated as MKIPKRKLFLLIIFAYVAFSLYAAYNVFFSTKVISRVHRVVKKETGAPSGGVRDGGAAPFLAEDWNPWEDEQVEYNSALNKKREAFKQHLSRIDKNKPKRYKVQIWGKAAIGLYLWEHILEGPLNPTDKVAQWREGELQSGKIDFSFYTGPAVVQGHVPQDMNSLILVLNGREQQKVSYSTRWLEHVQAMVQSHTVSHVAVVLLGNEHCNNNWISPYLKRNGGFVDLMFLVYDSPWVNDKDVFQWPLGVATYRQFPMIRPNAQLITSNRPYLCNFLGTVYKNSSRETLMQVLKQSGLDKECITAARDKWLPQETSDSLRRYQTALAQSELTLCPVGINTECYRIYEACSYGSVPVVEDVLTPGTCAAGPSSPLRLLKAAGAPFIFISDWKELPAILERERGMSQEQRVDRRRRLLEWYASFRQQMKERFTEVIEETFFKSG